TTGCTTGTCACTTCAATCCTTCTTTTGGAAGGTCTTTACTTTAAGTGAGTTACATACCAAGAAAAGCTTCCCGTGGTGATGTTGAAAGATTGAGGATAAGGTAGAAGATGGGTAAGCTTGACTTGAAGAAACTACTCCAATTGTGTACATCAACTGGATTTGAAAGTATACCCTAACTGAATTCACACCTTGCAAATCTTTTACTTGTTTCTTTAGCAAAGACTTGAACCTTCATCTTGTAAAACACATGCTTTGTGTAGCACCCCATGATTTAGATTTTATTACTTAATTGATTATTGGTGATTTTATAGTGAATTTATGTGATTATGTGTGTGTCATGTTGTGGGGTAAAGAAGGATTAAGGGGGTAATTAGAATTATTTGGATTTTAATAATTCGGTTATATTATTtagagttataataataattaaatagaatattaagagaaaaaaaaGGTGAATAAAGGCGTAAAAGGAATAACATAGAAAGGATCTAAGGGGTAATAAcaagagaaaataagagagaTACGGTTCATTATGTACGATCGTGGAATAGAGAGAAGACGCAAAGTGAAAGTTAGGACAAAGACAACCAAAGAGGAATCCCCGTAGAACGTAAAAGAAGAAAACTAATTGCTAGGAATTTGAGGTAAAGGGGTGTAATCGCGTTTATTATGATTGATATCAGGTTAAGGTAGTGGTAAGTTTTTGTCTTGTATGATGATTTAATGAAAAGTATGATGATTatgtgttgatgatgatgatttgatgtGTTCTGAATGAAGATGAATGAATGAAGGTGAATCAAGTGGTGAAGAGTAATGTTACTTACTACATACATGATTagtcttttttaaataaaaagtaagCATGTAGAGCTagatttttttatagaattataGCACCATTAAATATTACTTAAATTTTctatagttaatttatttaataaaaattaaagagaaaatattaaaatacaatagaaagttttatatacgagaaaatattaataatttgctAAATTATTGAGGAGATACGAGAAAAATGAAAAGTTCcaaattcaaatttaatcaactaaaaaagaagaggaaattaGAGCCTCCAATAGATATAAGTTTCAAAAAGAACATAAATTTTATAATCAGTAGTAATAGAAAACAACTATTTGTTTACATTGTTTATCAtgataaaatacatttaaaaataattgaaccatcaaaaacatttttaaatagaaaacaatttttgctttaaaaaaaaaactttaacaaaataaaaactactGAATGTAATTATTTTTAAGAGTTGGCTGTAAAAACAGACCCTTATTAGTTTTTACACCTGCACTGCATCCTTGAATCAGATGAAAAAGTGTTCCAAGTAGCCAAAACACAACAAAGCATAAATGTATTATTAATTGTGTAGCATAGCTCTACTCAGAATCCTAACTATTCTATCTTTAATGTTAAAAGTTTAAAACATCAAATTGTCGAAATGGACAGAGCTCTAGTCTTCAAAAGGATAATTAATAAAGCGAACTAAAGAAGTTACACAAGAAAGAAAACATAAACACTGAATTACTCTAAATTTCCTTTGTGCTCAGCTTTGCTTGCCACCGGGTCTAGGAGGGCCAAAGTAGTTTGTTATCAATCCCATTAAAGAAAACCTGAGGTTCAAATAAACATCATGTCAACAGTTTTAACAATGAAGAAATTAGTAATATGAAATTTATATCAAACAAACCATTAGATATCAAGTTCACTGAATCCTTTAACTTTCTCGCTTTCACTCACACAACTACGAATTATGTAAATATGGAAATTGCAGACCGATTTTATTTTGTATAATCATTATGACTCTTGGTATACCATCTCATGTTTCCCATTCTATGTCGCATATCATTATGACTCTTGGTATTCCATCTCATGTCTCTTATTTCTTTACATCCCTAAACCATGAATACCCACTGGACACTGCCCATTGGTGATTTTTTTATTTCGGAAAATGTGTTTCTTCTCCTATTTGTGGTCCCCATCTCCTCTGGCCATGTTATGTATTTTGGCCGTTGTCTCCGACAGTTTTCCCCTCATGATGCCACAACTCACTCACATCTATCGTCGCCAACGCCATTTAGAATTGGTCTCCATCTCCTCTAACCATGTTTCTCTTTCTCCCATAGCATCAACCTACTCCAATGTCAAATATGCAAAGATGCATATGCTCTTTATCATATGCAATCGACCAAATGCCGTCACTAGTTTTTGTATGTGCCGAGCTCACCCCGTCATCTTTGTTCCAAATCTTTACATGGTTTGTTTGTTTTGGAGTTTGTATCTCAGTTTCACGCTTTTGCCACGGTTTGGTGTtatttttcccacttcttttctgaCCATGGCAAACACTGGCGCTCCAAAGGCTGATCCACCCATTCTCACCAACTATGTCAGCAACCCACTCTCAATTCACAATTTGGACGGAAAAAATAATGATGCATGGAGTTATGGCATCAAATTTTGGCTTAGGGGTCAAGAATATAAAGACAACCTCCCTGAGAAAGCTATTGTTGCATCTGTAGCAGATTCTTATCAAATGAATGAGATCAATGCCTAATTCTGTAGAATAACTACTCAACCTTCCATAAAGCAGATCTTGTATTCATGAGACTCGCAGGGCTCGTTCCTCATCTTTAGCACAGACCAGAAAAATCAAATCACATTCTAGTAGGAACCACCATGCCAAGTTTGGTTGATGGATACACTGCTCCACTTACTAGATCTGAAAGCATCCTCTCAAAGTACTGCCTTCATTAGCTTTTGTAAATCTGATGTGCCTCTTGTATCAAATGTCAGTACCTCCATTAGTTCTTCAATTTCCCCTTTGAAACGGTTGCGTATACATATATGACATTTGGCATGGGTCTACTTACTGAGTTTTAAGACGTATTCCAAATCAGAATAACTGGTTTTCCTTGGATTTATGAGCAGCTAAGTTGATTACTTTACACACTTACAATTAATATGACCAAGCATTTAGCGAAGGTGATAGCCAAACAATTGGTTTTCCTGGGATTTATGAGCAGCTAAGTTGATTATTTTACACACTTATAATTAATATGACCAAGCATTTAGCGAAAGCGATAGCCAAACAACCAAAACCTATGAAATCCTAAATTCCTCAGTCATTGTCATATCATATTTGACAGAATCATTTAACTCCATTAGAAATTTCTACCTCACATCTTTTATTTCATTCTTCTCTATCCCACGCATGTCAACAAAAACACAACAGTTTCCTTAATTCTTAGCTGAGTTATTGTAGTTTATAAAAAGCCGAGAAGATGTCAGAAGGCTTCGTTAGGTGGTTGTGTGTCAGACAAGACCACTCAAACAGGTGGCCATCTGACCAATTTACAGTAGTGATAACAGCAACAGAGTCTAGCTACCAAATTAATGATTAAGAAAGAAAAACAAGCTTCATGATTCTCATACTCCATCTAATCAAGTAGCAGCTTGTTACAATCCTTTAAGGGTAATAGAACCCAGATTTTACGGGTTACAAAAGTGTATTATTAATTGCAAATGGTTGAGCTTAAAGCTGTTACAATGGTGGAGGACACCGAAATTAAACCAACATTCCAAGAACTCCTAAACCAAAGAATAACTCTTCTAACAAACTTCCTAACAATATTTCTGAATGTGTAAGTCGCTACCCTTTTGAATGAGTACTCATTACTTTTTTGAAAGAGTTGCTCTTTATCCTCCTTCCCTCTCTTTTATAACAGAAATGTTACCCCAAATTCAAGGGATATCCTAACTAACTCCTACTCACACTTCTTCTACGATCTTCTAGAAGGTGTCCTAGTGTAAGTGGGACAAATAATTGGGTCAGCCATCTTATTGGGTTTTGGCGTCCTATCCTATCAATAATCCACATATCAATTAAGCCTCATCCACTTAAGGGTCTGACTCAATTGTCTTCTTTGAGCTAATCCATACTACAAGCATAAGCCCTTGTAAGTCGGTTTGAAAGAGTTCACAGACACAACTTATGACATATTCCTAAGTTATTCTTAGCTGATTTCCATAAACTCAATAAAATAGCTTACAAATACAGTTTATACCTTATATGAAACAACTTATAGTTTTTATGTTAACTTTTGTGATAGAAATAGCTCATACATAAACACTTATATACTAGCCATTTAAGCTATAAACACTTaaataagttgtttatccaaacagaCCTAAACAGAGTCAGATAGATGGATCAAACAAAGCTAATTCCCTATTAGATTCAAAAACTAaccagttttttttttaatttccaaaTTTAAGAGACCGTGTTCAACTATGATGAGTAGTGAACGGCGGATACCGGAAACACGACACTGACTCGTCATCGACaccagtaataatttgaaaaacatAATAACTTAAACTTAATCACAAATATCAGTGTCGGTTTCAACTGACACATTTTTCCAGAGATGTCGATACTAGAGATACTACAATACACATAATCAAATGAACAGATCTGCAAATAGAAATCAGAACAACTGAAAAAACTTACATCATAGCCATCATAACTTGTTTAAGATCGTTTTCCACATTCCTCATGTTAGCAATGGATTGCGCACAGAATATGAGAGCCAACCACGAACTCAGCTTGTACTAATTTCGCAAGAGAAAACAACAATAAGGTCAATCAAATCAAACGCAACGAAACGAAGGTAGTTCAATAGATCCATcgaaagagagaagaaaaaaacgAGATCTATAAATACAAACCCTAAACATAACACCGGCGACGCCGAATATGACGGCGATGAAACCGGCATAATCGATAGGAAGGTCTTGCGGCGCAATCACCGGAGCTACGTATGGCTTCGCCGCCGATGGCTGACGTGGATCGTTCCCGTGAGATGACATTCTGATTCGCTTTCTCGCGTCTTCCTCCCTCGATTTCTCTGACGGGAGTTTACTCTTACTTTCGctctttattttgatttaaatactTTTTCCCAATATATAAGTGCCCCTTGAAAGTGGTAGAAATTTCTTTTATCTAATTTCATTGATtttgtgtaaaaatattttacatgacAATCATAAACCATGTATATTTGAAGATGTttgaacttttttttattatttttgttttgttctataaaaaaagaaattaaatctacaaaattttaaatagaAATGGAGTGAATTTGAGTTGATTTGAGTCTTTGGTTGGTGTTTAGAGAGTCAGAGAAGTTTTTAGTAGAGCGGTCCTGGCGGGCCTCCAAgcataggggtgttcaaaaccgaaCCGACTCAATAGAAAACTGCAAAACCGAACTGAATCAACCTAAACCGCAAAAATTTGCATTTGATTCGGACGTGTTTGGATCATTTTTTAACATAACCgcgcggttcggtttgcggtttgtatttcataaatcaaaccaaaccgcattatgttacaaaatcttactagctaatatatattgatttttttagaGAAGTTAAACAGTattatgtgtatattttatcatattttttgtatgatatttatttttaagttatatatcatcataaaacaaaatattattcatacataaatactattttgacaaaatatattttatgtattcttTGTGTAATATTTATTCACAAATGCAATTTTATGTATATCATTTTTTAGACCTAAGATAATATTGTAAGACGTGCATcaaatcataaatttattttgacaattataaaattTTGGATTAAATATATAACCCCCatgtaatgttagcgagttttgtttttagcccttggtaaagtttttttttgcAATCCCCCCTTGTAATTTTTAGATTCCCTCAAGGGACCCCCCCGACTGCCACATTGCAGCAAAGATTCTCTCTTGCTGCCTACGTGGCAGTCCACGTGGATTTTTTAACATTATTTTATAATTCCACgtggaataaattttttttttaattttcttttttaaagaaaattaattttttttttaataattttgttacTGCTTTTATTATGAGGGGTAAATAAAaattcgctaatattacagggggtGTTCATAATAAAAACTGTTATTGCTTTTATTATGAGGGGGTAAATAAAAATTCGCTAATATTATAGGGGGTGTTCATAATAAAAACAgtgataaaattattttaaaaaaaaatatttttaaaaaaaatattttaaaaaaatatatatttattccacgtgaaatttaaaaataatttaaaattaaaatgaaaattccatGTGGACTGCCACGTAGGCAGCAAGAGAGAATCTTTTCTGCTATGAGGCAGTCAGGGGGGTCCTTGAGGGAATCTAGAAATTACAAGGGGGTGATTGCAAAAAAATTTTTACAGGGGctaaaatcaaaactcgctaatattacaggggttttatatatttaaccctaaaatttttGATGGTAATGTATGAACGATTAAACACAATTATAATTttctctatatgtgtatgtatggttcaatagattttttttaaaaaaccaaaccaactcaaaccgcattagtttggtttggttttatttttgaaagtcAATCGAACCAAACTGAACCGCACATTTTTCTCtagcggttcggatgatttttagcGGTAAAACCACCtgaaccgcaccgcgaacacccctatccaaggatgtcattttttttaaatggcaAATTGTTAACATATATTTTAAACCTTTGCCAAGACTTGAACCTTGTACATCTAACTCCTTTTAACCATTAACTCAACTGTTTTAAACCAATTGAGCTACCCTCTCTTCCTCCAAGGATGTCGTCTGATTCAAACTAGAAGTGAAACGTTCAAAGTCTGTTGAAAAATTAGTGAGGAACAAGCGCATTAAATGCATTTCCATCACTAAAACGTTTCTCTCCCTGACACGTGGGCTAAAAAGACTAGTTAGGGCATAATACTGCTTATAGTTACTCGAGTGCACTCGagtttgtttgtattttttagggaaAATTCAGTCCTTGATCTTGCAACCTCTTTTTACAACTTATCTGGTTTGTTTGATCATCTTTGCCTATATATAAGAGTGGTTGAACATTGATGAAACTTTCCTCAATCCTTGACATTCGATTGTATTCATAAGCGTTCTTATTAGGAAGCGTCTTCCTTCTTAATAGAACTTATCAGAGCAATTGTGTTTCATTACTTCGCTTAATCAACCTTGTGTAATCAAGTACCCTTCTTAACTCAATTTTTTACCTTCAACATTTCTAGTTTTCTAGTCAAGATGAGTGGTAGCCCTATTTGCATAAATAATGATTCTGGAAGTAGCCTTTCTTCCATCGTAGGAATGTGGGTAGTTCTTGATTCACATTCCTTTTCCCTTACTCACGATTACATGGGCCATAAAGTCATGTCTTTGATTGATGATTCTGATATGGAAAGGGCATGGGAACTTCCTCGATGAGAGATATTTTTCGTTGTATTATTTTAAGACTCTTCTGCTAGATGACGGTGATGAGGAGgataattgtaacaccccaaatctaccccgttTTTAAtaggaaaatcagagtgcaaCAATCTCAAATCATGCAACAcatttgaggcatcacatattcaACTTAAACAAAACATCATACGAGCTCATATCTATATTAATACATAACACTTAATACAGAGGAATCCATAACTCAATAGTTATTCAATCGCATCAACTTTAAACAATTTCATAATATCGCAGCGGAATTCAATATCAACATAATCCAAATTATAACATCAAAGCCAACATGGCACAACATATCCAACATGTCTTAATAAGGCAAAACAACAAAATCCAACAAGAGATAATCAACATAACgcaagacacaagcaagtatcgcaaacatccccccgagtgctatgtatcagagcatcgacacaccgactcgagctaataGGTAAACaactactccacgtcgttacctgcacgttaccaacagagggtaacattcaaacagaaggagtgagatatcattcattacaaagaaacgtatgataatattcaaagcatggTAAAGATCATACAAATATCACCACTTCTCATTACCTCACATCTTACAACAAATTTCATTACATTGCAACAATGTTATTATCCAATTACAATGACATATTCAATAGCACCACTACATCATCAACATATCACAACATACACGTCATAATCACAAACATACAAAATGAGACTCAATATGCGACTTAACTTTATGCACATGCATGCGGTATCGTTGGAGTAAAACTCATGTCTCAAACAATTgtcattgggccgtctcaaacatttgccattaaggtcgtctcaaacaatgcaatggatacGACTCAATAATGCatatccacaaacacaacttaaacaacataagcaACATAAACAACATGAGCAATATGTCATACATCGTCTAAAACATcaccaactcaatgccaaggttctatggcaataaccgtgtCATTACCATCATGgtaccacatctcaatcacgtCGTTACGGCATTACAAACATACATCACATACTACTTCACAAAACATCATTAAATCGACAACATACAATTcaagaaaaatattcaaaaagttTTCCAAAGATTTACAAAATCATATTCATCAGAAAGACATTGATT
The sequence above is drawn from the Vicia villosa cultivar HV-30 ecotype Madison, WI unplaced genomic scaffold, Vvil1.0 ctg.000772F_1_1_2_unsc, whole genome shotgun sequence genome and encodes:
- the LOC131631092 gene encoding protein Asterix-like; amino-acid sequence: MSSHGNDPRQPSAAKPYVAPVIAPQDLPIDYAGFIAVIFGVAGVMFRYKLSSWLALIFCAQSIANMRNVENDLKQVMMAMMFSLMGLITNYFGPPRPGGKQS